Proteins found in one Deltaproteobacteria bacterium IMCC39524 genomic segment:
- the tsaB gene encoding tRNA (adenosine(37)-N6)-threonylcarbamoyltransferase complex dimerization subunit type 1 TsaB produces the protein MPPILLTIQTASPAGSVALSDGTHLLAEFNLDSRKTPTEWLLAAIEDLLVKTGLTKDSIDAIGIVRGPGAFTGLRVGLATAKGLALALGCPLVGVSSLQCLAMQLPFTQMPVCVMLDARKQEVYSCFYRWESGFPRAISEEQVVKPEKLLAEITADTLFVGNGALVYRSLIVRQMASRAHFPPDFLNLPRAGAAAALALSEWQAGGTFSADEMMPSYLRPSEAELNLATKEK, from the coding sequence TTGCCGCCAATTCTTCTGACAATTCAGACGGCCTCTCCTGCGGGAAGTGTTGCTTTAAGTGACGGTACGCATCTGCTGGCAGAGTTCAACCTGGATTCGCGCAAAACTCCTACGGAATGGCTTTTGGCCGCGATCGAGGACCTCCTGGTCAAGACAGGGTTGACCAAGGACTCCATCGACGCTATCGGTATCGTTCGTGGTCCGGGAGCCTTTACCGGGCTACGCGTCGGTTTGGCGACGGCGAAAGGGCTTGCACTAGCGCTCGGCTGCCCCTTGGTGGGCGTATCATCGTTACAGTGCCTGGCCATGCAGCTGCCTTTCACGCAAATGCCGGTCTGTGTCATGTTGGATGCACGCAAACAAGAGGTCTACAGCTGCTTTTACCGATGGGAATCCGGTTTTCCTCGTGCTATATCAGAAGAACAGGTAGTCAAACCTGAAAAGCTCCTTGCTGAGATAACAGCTGACACTTTGTTTGTCGGTAACGGTGCCCTCGTTTACCGGTCACTGATTGTGCGACAGATGGCTTCACGAGCACATTTCCCCCCAGACTTCTTGAACTTGCCACGGGCGGGTGCTGCCGCTGCTCTTGCCCTTTCAGAATGGCAGGCTGGAGGGACTTTCTCTGCGGATGAGATGATGCCTTCTTATCTTCGTCCTTCCGAAGCGGAACTTAATTTGGCCACGAAGGAAAAATAG
- a CDS encoding 1-deoxy-D-xylulose-5-phosphate reductoisomerase → MKRLAILGSTGSIGVSTLEIVTEHPDCFEVVALTAGRNLALLEEQIARFRPQLVAVPDQQNAQRLRERIGADGPRVLYGTAGLISCAVESPADMVVSAIVGAAGLEPTLAAINAGRDVALANKETLVIAGELVMSAAAESGCRLFPVDSEHSAIFQSLEGHRKADVRRLILTASGGPFRNWSLEDLQEVTPQDALAHPNWTMGRKITIDSATMMNKGLEVIEAHWLFNVPVEKIDVHIHPESIVHSLVEYVDGALLAQLGIPDMKTPIAYALTYPERLPLELPALDLCRLGQLNFAAPNSQYFPCLGLAYDAIRRGGTTPAVLNAANELAVDAFLHEKVGFLDIPRIIGSVVEKHSSSAASSLEQILSADAWARQTAHDVICEIQGASYP, encoded by the coding sequence ATGAAACGACTGGCCATTCTTGGCTCGACCGGATCGATCGGTGTGAGCACTCTGGAAATCGTTACCGAGCACCCCGACTGTTTCGAGGTTGTTGCGCTGACGGCAGGCCGAAACCTCGCCTTGCTTGAAGAGCAGATTGCACGCTTTCGTCCCCAACTTGTTGCGGTGCCAGACCAGCAAAACGCGCAGCGCCTGCGAGAACGAATCGGTGCAGACGGCCCACGGGTTCTTTATGGAACCGCCGGTCTGATCTCTTGTGCCGTAGAGTCTCCGGCCGACATGGTTGTCTCAGCCATAGTGGGGGCTGCCGGTCTTGAACCAACACTTGCTGCTATTAACGCTGGCCGGGATGTTGCTCTCGCTAACAAGGAGACGCTGGTGATCGCCGGCGAGCTGGTTATGAGTGCCGCCGCCGAATCCGGTTGCCGCCTTTTTCCTGTTGATAGTGAGCACTCGGCGATTTTTCAGTCGCTTGAAGGACATCGAAAAGCTGATGTGCGACGATTGATTCTGACAGCGTCCGGAGGGCCCTTCCGTAATTGGTCTCTCGAGGATCTGCAAGAAGTCACCCCGCAGGATGCCCTGGCACACCCTAATTGGACTATGGGCCGAAAAATCACAATTGATTCGGCAACCATGATGAACAAAGGGCTGGAGGTGATCGAAGCTCACTGGCTCTTCAATGTCCCGGTTGAGAAGATTGATGTTCATATCCATCCGGAGAGTATTGTTCATTCCCTGGTCGAGTATGTAGACGGTGCACTTCTGGCGCAGCTAGGTATCCCTGACATGAAAACGCCGATTGCCTATGCACTGACTTATCCTGAGCGGTTACCTCTTGAGTTGCCTGCCCTTGATCTTTGCCGTCTCGGTCAGTTAAATTTTGCTGCTCCAAACAGCCAATATTTCCCGTGCCTGGGGCTGGCTTACGATGCTATCAGACGCGGTGGCACGACACCCGCTGTGCTGAATGCAGCCAATGAACTGGCCGTGGATGCTTTTCTGCATGAAAAAGTTGGTTTCCTTGATATCCCACGAATCATAGGTTCGGTTGTCGAGAAACATTCAAGCAGTGCGGCTTCCAGTCTGGAACAGATTCTTTCCGCAGACGCCTGGGCTCGTCAGACCGCCCATGATGTTATCTGTGAAATCCAAGGAGCTTCTTACCCGTGA
- the rseP gene encoding RIP metalloprotease RseP, which translates to MITIAAGIIMLGILVFVHELGHFCVAKFCGVKVLKFSLGFGPRLLSHQYGETEYMICAIPLGGYVQMLGEGGGEQGEDGELDPEEEHRSFSKIPLSRRMAIVAAGPIMNLVLPFMILPLAYMTGINLPAYLEEKPCVGYVLPESDAEEAGFLIGDCITAISGLGVESWTDTGPALVNSAGEPIVFTFERDGLTAELTVDPENGGLEGLQSIGLLPEQKAVIGGLAPAMPALDAGLEEGDLILSVGGRDIVSWYQLKGSIQETDGEPTAVVVERDGELLTFELVPEKTDGGDSFLIGVAPQQETLFKRFSFGAAVTAGAERSLDLIELTLVFIQKLFAGHVSTSNIGGPITVVQIAGQAAQTDISSIISVLAFLSIQLGILNLLPIPILDGGHLFFYFFELVFRRPISLRAREWAQQIGLILLLLLMVLAFYNDIVRMIGN; encoded by the coding sequence GTGATTACTATAGCCGCCGGTATCATCATGCTGGGCATTCTAGTCTTTGTTCACGAACTTGGCCATTTCTGTGTTGCCAAGTTCTGTGGCGTCAAAGTCCTTAAGTTTTCACTCGGTTTTGGTCCTCGCCTGCTCTCCCATCAATATGGTGAGACAGAATACATGATCTGCGCCATTCCCTTGGGCGGTTATGTGCAAATGCTTGGTGAGGGTGGAGGCGAGCAGGGCGAAGACGGCGAACTCGATCCAGAAGAAGAACATCGCTCGTTCTCTAAAATTCCATTATCCAGGCGTATGGCGATTGTGGCAGCCGGTCCGATTATGAACTTGGTTCTGCCCTTTATGATCTTGCCACTGGCCTATATGACAGGGATTAACCTGCCGGCCTACCTGGAAGAAAAACCCTGCGTTGGCTATGTTCTCCCCGAATCAGACGCTGAAGAGGCTGGTTTCCTGATTGGTGACTGCATTACTGCAATCAGTGGTCTGGGGGTAGAAAGTTGGACAGATACCGGTCCGGCCCTGGTGAATAGTGCCGGTGAGCCGATTGTCTTCACCTTCGAGCGCGATGGCCTTACAGCCGAACTGACCGTCGACCCAGAAAATGGTGGCCTTGAAGGTCTGCAGTCAATCGGCCTTCTGCCTGAACAAAAAGCCGTGATCGGAGGCTTGGCTCCCGCGATGCCAGCCCTTGACGCGGGCCTCGAAGAGGGCGACCTGATCCTCTCGGTTGGTGGGCGAGACATCGTCTCCTGGTATCAGCTCAAAGGCTCGATTCAGGAGACGGATGGTGAGCCCACAGCGGTTGTCGTTGAAAGAGATGGTGAGCTGCTCACTTTTGAGCTGGTGCCGGAAAAAACCGATGGCGGCGATAGCTTTCTGATCGGAGTGGCTCCTCAGCAGGAGACCCTTTTTAAACGTTTTTCTTTTGGGGCCGCTGTGACTGCAGGTGCCGAGCGTAGTCTGGATTTGATTGAACTGACACTGGTCTTTATTCAAAAATTGTTTGCCGGACATGTTTCGACCAGTAATATTGGTGGACCGATCACTGTTGTTCAGATCGCCGGACAGGCAGCACAAACAGATATCTCCAGCATCATAAGCGTGCTCGCTTTTCTAAGTATTCAACTGGGAATTCTTAACCTTTTGCCGATCCCGATCCTCGATGGTGGTCATCTCTTCTTCTACTTCTTTGAATTGGTCTTCCGCAGGCCCATCTCGTTGCGCGCCAGGGAGTGGGCTCAACAGATTGGCCTGATTCTTCTGCTCCTGTTGATGGTACTGGCTTTTTACAACGATATTGTACGTATGATAGGAAACTGA